A portion of the Cellulophaga algicola DSM 14237 genome contains these proteins:
- a CDS encoding alginate export family protein, whose protein sequence is MNKQYFSIGLLCLITQFISAQFTIDGEFRPRTEYRHGYGNPIAEDADAGFGISTRARLNFGYVDESYKVYLSLQDVMTWGENRQLLPADANNSFAVFEAWGELTLGEGFSTKIGRQSISYDDQRIMGGLDWAQQARNHDAVLLKYKKNKFLLDVGLAFNQDKADLSGFSSVGTAYSTTGFFSYKAMQYLYLKQSWDTFSGSLLVLNNGFQEYEDDEITADGTSSLVTIGTHLGYKKGKLGLDGNFFVQTGQRQGEVDVKGAYLASLDLSLKASEKITLGAGVEIISGNDADAGETGAFFPLYGTNHKFNGFMDYFYVGNHANSIGLLEVHVSAKFQLNETSSLMVKALNFSGEQELASGEKSLGTEIDLVYAKKFKGYGLAIGYSQMFASDGMYELKGITEDAAAGGQNWAWVMLTIKPKFLNIAVK, encoded by the coding sequence ATGAACAAGCAATATTTTTCAATAGGATTGCTATGCCTAATCACGCAATTTATCAGTGCACAATTTACGATAGATGGTGAGTTTAGGCCACGAACGGAATACCGCCACGGATATGGCAATCCAATAGCAGAAGATGCTGATGCTGGGTTTGGAATTTCTACTAGAGCACGTTTAAATTTTGGGTATGTAGACGAATCGTATAAGGTATATTTAAGCTTACAAGATGTAATGACTTGGGGAGAAAATAGACAACTTTTACCGGCAGATGCAAATAATTCTTTTGCCGTTTTTGAAGCTTGGGGAGAATTAACTTTAGGCGAGGGTTTTTCTACAAAAATTGGGAGACAATCTATTTCTTATGATGATCAGCGTATTATGGGTGGGTTAGATTGGGCGCAACAAGCTCGTAACCATGATGCGGTACTTTTAAAGTATAAAAAAAATAAATTCCTACTCGATGTTGGTTTGGCATTTAATCAGGATAAAGCAGACTTGTCTGGTTTTTCATCTGTAGGCACAGCATATAGCACAACAGGTTTCTTTTCATATAAAGCAATGCAATATTTGTATTTGAAACAAAGCTGGGATACTTTTTCGGGTAGTTTATTAGTTTTGAATAATGGTTTTCAGGAATATGAAGATGATGAAATAACAGCAGATGGTACTAGTAGTTTAGTAACTATAGGGACACATTTAGGCTATAAAAAAGGAAAATTAGGATTAGACGGTAACTTTTTTGTTCAAACTGGGCAAAGACAAGGAGAGGTAGATGTAAAAGGGGCCTATTTGGCTAGTTTAGACCTTAGCTTAAAAGCGTCTGAGAAAATAACATTGGGTGCTGGGGTAGAAATCATTAGTGGTAATGATGCCGATGCTGGTGAAACAGGAGCTTTTTTTCCACTGTATGGAACCAATCATAAATTTAATGGATTTATGGATTATTTCTACGTAGGGAACCACGCAAATTCAATTGGGTTATTAGAGGTGCATGTGAGTGCAAAATTTCAACTAAATGAAACTTCTAGTCTAATGGTGAAAGCTTTGAATTTTAGTGGAGAACAGGAATTAGCTAGTGGAGAAAAATCATTAGGAACAGAAATAGACCTTGTTTATGCAAAGAAATTTAAAGGATATGGACTTGCAATTGGGTATTCTCAGATGTTTGCTAGTGATGGTATGTATGAACTAAAAGGGATTACAGAAGATGCAGCAGCAGGTGGTCAAAACTGGGCATGGGTAATGTTAACCATCAAACCAAAGTTTTTAAATATAGCCGTTAAATAA